A genome region from Hevea brasiliensis isolate MT/VB/25A 57/8 chromosome 7, ASM3005281v1, whole genome shotgun sequence includes the following:
- the LOC110658823 gene encoding peroxidase 1-like, with protein MAIQKLLSLLFSQLVLFLLFLDLTNSQGLQVGVQVGIGLNTPQGLQLGFYRQTCPNAESTIHDMVQQFISSDRTLAAPLLRLHFHDCFVRGCDGSVLLNSTSTNQAEKDAVPNQTLRGFNVIDAIKSAVEKECPGVVSCADIVALAARDSVAMVGGPSWVVATGRRDGTVSRASEALAQIPSPFANINQLKQNFSAKGLSVKDLVVLSGAHTIGIGHCFVIINRLYNFTGKGDTDPSLDPAYAAQLKTICKPGDNTTVVAMDPGSSTLFDADYYNVVATRRGLFQSDAALLNDIQTRVYVTLQSSTNGITFAQDFAQSMVKLGNIGVLTGSQGEIRKQCAVVN; from the exons ATGGCTATTCAAAAGCTTCTTTCACTTCTCTTTTCTCAACTGGTTCTCTTCCTCCTGTTTCTAGACCTAACTAATTCGCAAGGATTACAAGTTGGGGTACAGGTTGGGATAGGCTTAAATACTCCTCAAGGGTTGCAACTCGGTTTCTATCGCCAGACATGCCCAAATGCAGAGAGTACTATCCATGATATGGTTCAACAATTCATTTCCAGTGATCGAACACTTGCTGCTCCTTTACTAAGACTGCATTTTCATGATTGTTTCGTTAGG GGATGTGATGGTTCTGTGCTATTAAATTCTACAAGCACCAATCAAGCTGAGAAAGATGCGGTCCCCAACCAGACGTTAAGAGGTTTCAATGTGATTGACGCTATAAAATCTGCAGTAGAAAAGGAATGTCCTGGTGTGGTTTCTTGTGCTGATATTGTGGCCTTGGCAGCTCGAGATTCAGTTGCGATG gTTGGTGGACCATCTTGGGTTGTTGCCACTGGACGTAGAGATGGAACGGTCTCTCGTGCTTCAGAGGCTTTAGCACAGATACCGTCTCCTTTCGCCAATATAAACCAACTAAAGCAAAACTTTAGTGCAAAGGGCTTAAGCGTGAAGGACCTAGTGGTTCTATCAG GAGCACACACCATTGGAATTGGACATTGCTTTGTAATCATTAACCGCCTGTACAATTTCACTGGGAAAGGCGACACAGACCCCTCGTTGGACCCAGCATACGCAGCTCAGTTGAAGACGATATGTAAGCCTGGAGACAACACCACTGTTGTGGCGATGGACCCTGGAAGCTCCACGTTATTCGATGCCGATTACTACAATGTTGTAGCTACAAGAAGAGGGCTGTTCCAATCTGATGCAGCTCTGCTCAATGATATCCAAACAAGAGTTTATGTCACACTTCAGTCTTCAACAAATGGAATCACTTTCGCACAAGATTTTGCTCAGTCAATGGTGAAACTAGGCAACATTGGAGTCCTCACCGGCAGCCAAGGTGAAATCAGGAAACAGTGTGCGGTGGTAAACTAA